A genomic window from Haliaeetus albicilla chromosome 10, bHalAlb1.1, whole genome shotgun sequence includes:
- the TBC1D10A gene encoding TBC1 domain family member 10A — MAKSRGGGGPGSPGGRHHSLAGTRESLAEQGGDELSSLGSDSEVNGGGPEERRVDKFGFIVGSRSAEGPLEEVPLEVLRQRESKWLDMLNNWDKWMAKKHKKIRLRCQKGIPPSLRGRAWQYLSGSKVKLEQNIGKFDELDLLPGDPKWLDVIERDLHRQFPFHEMFVSRGGHGQQDLFRVLKAYTLYRPEEGYCQAQAPIAAVLLMHMPAEQAFWCLVQICEKYLPGYYSEKLEAIQLDGQILFSLLHKVSPVAYKHLSKQKIDPILYMTEWFMCAFSRTLPWSSVLRVWDMFFCEGVKIIFRVGLVLLKHTLGSSDKLKSCQGQYETMERLRALSPKIMQETFLVQEVIELPVTERQIEREHLIQLKKWRETHGELQCKSPPRLHGAKAISEAEPPTHKALEPVPSIIVPPGPAPVPKARKSKEKNRGKGPASPANGPGAEGNGAPGSTRELLHPQVSPHHQSKESLSSRESEDTYL; from the exons ATGGCCAAGAgccgcgggggcggcgggcccggcTCGCCCGGCGGCCGCCACCACAGCCTGGCCGGGACCCGGGAGAGCCTGGCCGAGCAGGGCGGCGACGAGCTCAGCTCCCTCGGATCCGACTCCGAGGTCAACGGCGGCGGCCCCGAGGAACGGCGCGTCGACAAGTTCGGCTTCATCGTGGGCAGCCGCAGCGCCGAGGGGCC GCTGGAGGAGGTGCCCTTGGAGGTGCTACGGCAGCGGGAATCCAAGTGGCTGGATATGCTCAACAACTGGGACAAGTGGATGGCCAAAAAACACAAGAAG ATCCGGCTGCGGTGCCAGAAGGGGATCCCACCCTCACTGCGGGGCCGTGCCTGGCAGTACCTCTCTGGGAGCAAGGTGAAGTTGGAGCAGAACATCGGCAAGTTTGAC gaacTCGATCTCCTCCCGGGGGACCCGAAGTGGCTGGATGTGATTGAGCGGGATCTCCATCGGCAGTTCCCCTTCCACGAGATGTTTGTCTCGCGTGGAGGCCATGG gcagcaggaccTGTTTCGGGTGCTGAAGGCATACACGCTGTACCGCCCAGAGGAGGGCTACTGCCAAGCTCAGGCCCCCATCGCCGCTGTCCTGCTCATGCACATGCCGGCCGAG CAAGCGTTCTGGTGCCTGGTGCAGATCTGTGAGAAGTACCTCCCCGGCTACTACAGCGAGAAGCTG GAGGCCATTCAGCTGGACGGGCAGATCCTCTTCTCGCTGCTGCACAAGGTCTCGCCTGTGGCCTACAAGCACCTGAGCAAGCAGAAGATCGATCCCATCCTCTACATGACGGAGTGGTTCATGTGCGCCTTCTCCCGCACGCTGCCCTGGAGCTCTGTCCTGCGCGTCTGGGACATGTTCTTCTGTGAAG GCGTGAAGATCATCTTCCGCGTGGGCCTCGTGCTGCTCAAACACACCCTGGGCTCCTCGGACAAGCTCAAGTCCTGCCAGGGCCAGTACGAGACCATGGAGAGGCTGAGGGCCCTCAGCCCCAAGATCATGCAGGAGACCTTCCTGGTGCAGGAG GTCATCGAGCTACCGGTGACGGAGCGTCAGATCGAGCGGGAGCACCTGATCCAGCTGAAGAAGTGGCGGGAGACGCACGGGGAGCTGCAGTGCAAGTCCCCCCCGCGCCTGCATGGCGCCAAGGCCATCAGCGAGGCCGAGCCCCCCACCCACAAGGCACTGGAGCCCGTTCCCTCCATCATCGTCCCCCCTGGGCCCGCCCCCGTGCCCAAAGCCCGcaagagcaaggagaagaaCCGAGGAAAGGGTCCGGCCAGCCCCGCCAACGGCCCTGGGGCCGAGGGCAATGGGGCACCCGGCTCAACCCGGGAGCTGCTGCATCCCCAGGTCTCCCCCCACCACCAGTCCAAGGAGAGCCTGAGCTCCCGGGAGAGCGAGGACACGTACTTGTAG